A region of the Methanobacterium formicicum genome:
AATTCTATTTTATTTAATTCATCTGGGTACGGTTTTCCGCCATGTTTTCACTATTTCGGTCAGCCCCAGATTAATTAACGAAGATTTCCTGCCGAGAATAGTGAAATTTCCCTTCAAAAGATCCTTTCGAAGGTTACCCGAGGAAATATTCACACTGGCGTTGCCAATTTCACGAGCAAAATGAGCATCGCTTCCCGCAGAACCATGCAAAGAATGCTTTTCGGCATAAATCCTGGCTTTTTCATTGTATGAATCACGCAAACAACGAGAGTTAAAAATTTCAACACAGTCGGCCAGTTTAGCATCCTCCTTGGCTGGTTGGATTCCACTTCCCCGCAGCTGGTCAAAGGGGTGGGGGAGAACTACCAGTCCGTCCTGTTCTCTTATTTCATCCACAACCTC
Encoded here:
- a CDS encoding PHP domain-containing protein, encoding MRYDLHIHSKYSLDGLIEPEIIVKTAKNQGLSGIAVTDHHTIRGGLETKKISPEDLEVIVGSEIGTERGEVIGLFLSEEIVSHRLVEVVDEIREQDGLVVLPHPFDQLRGSGIQPAKEDAKLADCVEIFNSRCLRDSYNEKARIYAEKHSLHGSAGSDAHFAREIGNASVNISSGNLRKDLLKGNFTILGRKSSLINLGLTEIVKTWRKTVPR